In Candidatus Epulonipiscium viviparus, one DNA window encodes the following:
- a CDS encoding peptide ABC transporter substrate-binding protein — MKIRNLRLYGALLLATVVATAFVGCAEDESADSAAVTTTEAPKEEESQIETKTETKTETKTETKTEVKEEVKTEAKEETTLEVTYPTGTYNFKFATPDTRHTFMAAAEEYLINTQTGGIPLYEGAGYGLYSSRIQLPVDEYVPGLGFGGLSDRTISADDSTVLMEDGKPGKAGEYTYRVAYSTNPQTWNHWLYEGSTDSDYMDNYLGSLYTFEFNADKTGYEIKPSMAAELPIPINPTVLPSGKVIAKTWQIKIKDQEWMFNENADTSMVTDTNINAVDFYETFKLALENKWMRAVSGGGDFCSTESGILNAQNFVDGLADWEDVGIKLIDDNTLELTYIEDQSEWNIKYNLSSFVLSPVHTEMYEALGDKYGTSETTIGYSGPFYVDYYESDKIVRLKKNEKFHNADKYMLTGQNITIIADTEMAFEEFKAGKLDYRGLPSTQYDEFKNHPGLKTIPGSVVYRIAINGLGTREEQVKQFPDGTWVPEPLLANPDFKKAMYLAVDRKKLAKDVLKTVEPAMYMFTEAYVVEPEEGIAFRNTEAGESVGKTLSPSTHGYNLDAAKASFEKALDKLVADGVYKNGDEIKIEFYFFSGSESQALMGDYLKGAFEEAFNSKKHNIKVVVDAMAKDFPGIYDDHMQSGEFDLAVGAIGGSQLNAASYLDVFADDDRSGFTLNWGIDTNVAEIPVIYTTDDGELVKEMWSFNAISSVLNTETEIFEGTEVLKKSEKVEKVTDEADEATTEEDEPAVEEDEPAVEETEPVVEEAEPVVEETEPVVEEAELVVEEVAPVVVEEAEPVVEEVAPVVVEEAEPVVEEVAPVVVEEAEPVVEEVAPVVEAEPVVEEVAPVVEAEPVVEEVAPVVEVSR; from the coding sequence ATGAAAATTAGAAATTTACGTTTATATGGTGCGTTATTATTGGCAACAGTAGTGGCAACAGCTTTTGTTGGCTGCGCAGAAGACGAAAGCGCTGATTCGGCGGCGGTGACTACAACTGAAGCACCTAAGGAAGAAGAATCTCAAATAGAAACCAAAACAGAAACCAAAACAGAAACCAAAACAGAAACCAAAACAGAAGTAAAAGAAGAAGTAAAAACAGAAGCAAAAGAAGAAACGACCCTAGAGGTTACATATCCAACAGGCACATATAATTTTAAGTTTGCAACTCCAGATACTCGACACACATTTATGGCCGCAGCAGAAGAGTATTTGATTAACACTCAAACAGGTGGTATTCCTTTATATGAAGGTGCGGGATATGGATTATATTCTAGTCGTATTCAATTACCAGTGGATGAATACGTTCCAGGACTAGGTTTTGGAGGATTAAGCGATAGAACTATTTCTGCGGACGATTCTACGGTATTGATGGAAGACGGAAAGCCAGGAAAAGCTGGGGAATACACATACAGAGTTGCGTACTCTACAAACCCTCAGACTTGGAATCACTGGCTATATGAAGGATCAACAGACTCAGATTATATGGATAATTATCTCGGTTCTCTATATACATTTGAGTTTAATGCAGATAAAACTGGCTATGAGATAAAACCGTCTATGGCTGCAGAGCTGCCTATTCCTATTAACCCAACAGTTTTGCCAAGTGGTAAAGTAATTGCAAAAACATGGCAAATTAAAATTAAAGATCAAGAGTGGATGTTTAATGAAAATGCGGACACATCAATGGTTACAGACACCAATATTAATGCTGTAGATTTTTATGAAACATTTAAGCTTGCACTTGAAAATAAATGGATGAGAGCCGTGAGTGGTGGAGGAGACTTCTGCTCAACAGAATCTGGAATTTTAAATGCGCAAAATTTTGTAGATGGGCTGGCTGATTGGGAAGATGTTGGAATCAAATTAATAGATGACAATACGCTGGAGTTAACATATATAGAAGACCAATCTGAGTGGAACATTAAGTATAATTTATCTTCGTTTGTATTATCACCAGTTCATACTGAAATGTACGAAGCGTTGGGCGATAAGTATGGTACTAGCGAGACTACAATAGGCTATAGTGGGCCATTCTATGTGGATTATTATGAAAGCGACAAAATCGTAAGACTTAAGAAAAATGAGAAATTTCATAATGCAGATAAATATATGTTAACAGGCCAAAACATCACTATCATTGCAGATACAGAGATGGCATTCGAAGAGTTTAAGGCTGGAAAATTAGATTACCGAGGATTGCCATCCACACAATATGACGAGTTCAAAAATCATCCAGGGCTTAAAACTATTCCGGGATCCGTTGTATATAGAATCGCGATTAATGGATTAGGCACTAGAGAAGAACAAGTAAAACAATTCCCAGATGGTACTTGGGTCCCAGAGCCTCTTCTTGCGAACCCAGACTTCAAAAAAGCAATGTATCTAGCAGTGGATAGGAAAAAACTGGCAAAAGACGTTCTAAAAACTGTGGAGCCAGCAATGTATATGTTTACTGAAGCGTATGTCGTTGAACCAGAAGAAGGTATAGCGTTCCGTAATACAGAAGCTGGAGAAAGCGTAGGAAAAACATTATCACCATCAACACATGGCTACAACCTTGATGCGGCGAAAGCTTCTTTTGAAAAAGCGCTCGACAAATTAGTTGCGGATGGCGTTTACAAAAATGGAGATGAAATCAAAATCGAGTTCTATTTCTTTAGTGGTTCAGAATCTCAAGCACTTATGGGAGATTATTTGAAGGGTGCATTCGAAGAAGCATTCAATAGCAAAAAGCATAACATCAAAGTAGTGGTTGATGCGATGGCAAAAGACTTCCCAGGAATCTACGACGACCATATGCAAAGTGGAGAATTCGACTTAGCGGTGGGTGCGATAGGAGGGTCACAGCTAAATGCGGCATCATACTTGGATGTATTCGCAGATGATGACCGTTCTGGATTTACATTAAACTGGGGCATCGACACCAACGTTGCAGAAATTCCTGTTATATATACAACAGACGATGGCGAGTTGGTAAAAGAGATGTGGTCATTCAACGCTATTAGTTCTGTACTCAATACTGAAACAGAAATTTTTGAGGGAACAGAAGTGCTTAAGAAATCAGAAAAAGTTGAAAAAGTAACTGACGAAGCGGATGAAGCAACTACAGAAGAAGATGAGCCAGCGGTAGAAGAAGATGAGCCAGCGGTAGAAGAAACTGAGCCGGTAGTAGAAGAAGCTGAGCCGGTAGTAGAAGAAACTGAGCCGGTGGTAGAAGAAGCTGAGCTGGTAGTAGAAGAAGTTGCACCAGTGGTAGTAGAAGAAGCTGAGCCGGTGGTAGAAGAAGTTGCACCAGTGGTAGTAGAAGAAGCTGAGCCGGTAGTAGAAGAAGTTGCACCAGTGGTAGTAGAAGAAGCTGAGCCGGTGGTAGAAGAAGTTGCACCAGTGGTAGAAGCTGAGCCGGTAGTAGAAGAAGTTGCACCAGTGGTAGAAGCTGAGCCGGTGGTAGAAGAAGTTGCACCAGTGGTAGAAGTGAGCCGGTAG
- a CDS encoding ABC transporter permease, with the protein MARYIATRIAWIFVMLFAILSMNFVLFKLAPAYPPTTEDEKTAYYNKQVSDGYMEVTLVSDQEEMEEIRYQMSTATTVRNSYYEDKGDFIRAYLQVPISEQYFNWMGNVIFRLDFGQSTRVEVGRPVFDIIKDRMATTLTINIIALFFYTPIGLGLGIWAALKKNKLADNVISFMVMIMISIPSFVIMVMLVMIFGYGLDWVPTIFPPKDAEIMLRIRGYILPVLAMTFGPIAGLTRTTRAELTEVLTSEYLLLARTKGLTRKQSVIRHALRNSLVPLVPGIIGSFAGLLSGSVIIEQIYSVPGTGTIFLRALTKNAYDYNLLLASTAFYTCIGLSAVLIVDLTYGLIDPRIRMGGVR; encoded by the coding sequence ATGGCTAGGTATATTGCAACTCGTATAGCTTGGATTTTTGTGATGTTATTTGCAATATTATCGATGAACTTTGTATTATTTAAGTTGGCCCCAGCGTATCCGCCAACTACAGAGGATGAGAAAACTGCATATTATAACAAGCAAGTATCGGATGGCTATATGGAAGTTACGTTGGTAAGTGATCAAGAGGAAATGGAAGAAATTCGTTACCAAATGTCAACTGCAACGACTGTTAGAAATTCTTATTATGAAGATAAAGGCGATTTTATTCGTGCGTATTTGCAGGTGCCTATTAGTGAGCAGTATTTTAACTGGATGGGCAATGTAATTTTTCGTCTAGATTTTGGACAGTCTACGCGCGTTGAAGTTGGTAGACCGGTATTTGATATAATTAAGGATCGTATGGCAACTACATTGACTATCAATATTATTGCATTATTTTTCTACACCCCGATTGGATTGGGCTTGGGGATATGGGCGGCATTAAAAAAGAATAAGCTAGCAGATAATGTGATTTCGTTTATGGTTATGATAATGATTTCGATACCGAGTTTTGTAATTATGGTTATGCTAGTTATGATTTTTGGATATGGACTGGATTGGGTACCAACAATATTTCCGCCAAAAGACGCAGAGATCATGTTGCGAATTCGTGGGTACATATTGCCAGTACTTGCCATGACATTTGGGCCTATTGCAGGGTTAACTCGTACTACAAGAGCGGAGTTGACCGAAGTATTAACGTCGGAGTATTTGTTACTAGCAAGAACAAAGGGACTTACAAGAAAGCAGTCTGTAATAAGACATGCATTGAGAAATTCGCTTGTGCCATTGGTACCAGGAATTATTGGGTCGTTTGCGGGGCTTTTGTCTGGCTCGGTAATTATAGAACAAATATATTCAGTGCCAGGAACAGGAACTATATTTCTTCGCGCATTAACTAAGAATGCATATGACTATAATTTGTTGTTAGCATCTACAGCGTTTTATACTTGCATTGGACTCTCTGCAGTGCTAATTGTCGACCTAACGTATGGACTTATTGATCCTAGAATTAGAATGGGAGGTGTCAGATAG
- a CDS encoding ABC transporter permease gives MENRKIEQDKFKFIQKDEKIYDQKIEGKPVSSMKDVMIRFAKNKTNVVATFILLFIVLCSMFMPALTGKEYVKLNEKLAFLPPRIPVIEKLGVMDGTVLVENKPIDPSTYDEQTGLYLPTGYNPKAVEMDTLKNDVVMSTEKSAIVTGGQSVMRLDYDSTEMTVESKDYLVFTKASNPKLAINLYELTGDAAVEVLLQTKPGTYEVIATLNEAGLHELELYKLKPEIFGDIFSKLRLRMTGGGLSSAAMIESVKVIESSSEAPVFENSGYALSLYPIVDGAGSYVRQNGEMIVATFRYNRYIAAFDLTHEIAFSSEEYDKLVAQWGVEPIPNPDNPDGWFFEEGFPIREVVKKNDVIVIDDKEYFSYEVYLDYQAYLGYEELPYFWFGTSAAGRDLFSLIWVGLRTSLLMGVVTTIINVIVGVIYGAIAGYYGGTADLLMQRFAELMGRLPWLVVLSILVVLMDPGITTLFLILIINGWVGFQSVTRMQFYRYKGREYVLASRTMGAKDRRLIFRHILPNGIGTIITASVLSIPSVIFLEASLSYLGYGIGHGQSFNILGMHFTGVSIGVLLSDARAFLQMYPYLTIFPSVIISILMITFNMFGNALRDAFNPSLRGVE, from the coding sequence ATGGAAAACAGAAAAATAGAGCAAGATAAATTTAAGTTTATTCAAAAAGATGAAAAAATCTATGATCAAAAGATAGAAGGAAAGCCAGTCTCTTCTATGAAAGATGTTATGATTCGTTTTGCAAAGAATAAGACTAATGTTGTTGCGACTTTTATTTTGCTATTTATTGTGTTGTGTTCGATGTTTATGCCAGCTTTGACAGGAAAAGAGTATGTGAAGCTGAATGAAAAACTAGCGTTTTTGCCTCCTAGAATACCAGTAATTGAAAAGCTTGGGGTGATGGATGGAACTGTGTTGGTAGAGAATAAGCCAATTGACCCATCGACCTATGATGAACAAACCGGCTTATATTTGCCAACTGGGTATAATCCTAAGGCAGTGGAGATGGATACCCTCAAAAATGATGTGGTGATGAGCACCGAGAAATCTGCAATTGTAACCGGTGGACAGTCTGTTATGAGGTTAGATTATGACTCTACAGAAATGACCGTGGAATCGAAAGATTATTTGGTGTTTACGAAAGCGAGCAATCCGAAACTTGCTATAAATCTATATGAATTGACAGGTGACGCGGCAGTAGAAGTGCTATTGCAAACCAAACCAGGAACTTATGAAGTGATAGCAACTCTAAATGAAGCCGGATTACATGAACTGGAATTATATAAATTGAAGCCAGAAATTTTTGGAGATATATTTTCTAAGTTGAGATTGCGAATGACAGGAGGTGGACTTTCTTCTGCAGCTATGATTGAGAGTGTAAAAGTGATAGAGAGCTCTAGTGAGGCACCTGTTTTTGAAAATTCTGGATACGCATTATCGTTGTATCCTATAGTAGATGGTGCCGGAAGCTATGTTCGTCAAAACGGAGAAATGATTGTGGCAACATTTAGATATAATAGATACATTGCCGCATTTGATTTAACCCATGAAATAGCATTTTCATCTGAGGAGTATGATAAATTGGTAGCGCAGTGGGGAGTAGAACCTATTCCGAACCCTGATAATCCCGATGGATGGTTTTTTGAAGAAGGATTTCCGATTAGAGAAGTTGTTAAAAAGAATGATGTTATTGTGATTGATGACAAAGAATATTTTTCGTATGAAGTGTATTTGGATTATCAGGCATATTTAGGATATGAGGAGCTGCCATACTTTTGGTTTGGAACGAGCGCCGCGGGTCGCGACTTATTTTCGTTGATATGGGTAGGTCTTAGAACGTCATTGCTTATGGGTGTAGTAACAACAATTATCAACGTGATAGTGGGAGTAATCTACGGCGCAATTGCAGGATATTACGGTGGCACAGCTGACTTGTTGATGCAGCGTTTTGCGGAGCTAATGGGACGATTGCCATGGCTTGTGGTGCTATCTATTTTGGTTGTTTTGATGGACCCAGGAATCACAACGCTATTTTTGATATTGATAATTAATGGTTGGGTAGGATTCCAGTCAGTAACGAGGATGCAGTTTTATAGATATAAGGGCAGAGAGTATGTCCTCGCATCTAGAACTATGGGAGCCAAAGATAGGCGTTTAATTTTTAGACACATATTACCGAACGGAATTGGAACAATAATAACAGCAAGTGTTTTGTCAATACCTTCAGTTATTTTCCTAGAAGCATCGTTATCATATTTGGGTTATGGAATTGGACATGGGCAGTCGTTTAATATTTTGGGAATGCATTTTACAGGCGTGTCTATCGGTGTGTTGCTTTCTGATGCGCGAGCGTTTTTGCAAATGTATCCATACCTAACAATATTCCCATCTGTAATTATATCGATACTTATGATTACGTTTAATATGTTTGGAAATGCACTAAGAGACGCATTTAATCCATCTTTAAGGGGGGTTGAATAA
- a CDS encoding ABC transporter ATP-binding protein: protein MAKLKVENLSISFKTISGDVQAVRDINFELEEGETLAIVGESGSGKSVTTRAVMGILAGNARIMSGSIMYDGEDLLKITEEEYQNIRGKKIGMIYQDPLSSLNPIMKIGKQITEGLILNGDHIKNRTEQICHMERVRYFTVKREMQLLKEEKKKNKSAIEKLKPRLEETKKIMEAAEAAAKVRALDEYKADINKMKKELAAISKNPDKLDKQELRKQIEQKKDAIASRRRVTKKEAKARALEVMREVGIPEPEKRFNQYPFQFSGGMRQRIVIAIVLTQNPDILICDEPTTALDVTIQSQILELIEKLKEKHNLTVIFITHDLGVVANIADRIAVMYAGKIQEIGGVEDIFYNPQHPYTWAMLGSMPDLTSKDRLLTIPGTPPDMRFPPKGDAFALRSEYAMAIDLEEQPPMFKVSDTHYAATWLLHPDCPKVERPTILDERIERMSKMYGEEGNDGK, encoded by the coding sequence ATGGCAAAGTTAAAAGTAGAAAATTTATCAATTTCGTTTAAGACTATTTCTGGTGATGTTCAAGCAGTTCGAGATATCAACTTTGAACTGGAAGAGGGAGAAACTTTAGCGATCGTTGGAGAATCGGGATCTGGAAAGTCTGTTACAACCAGAGCCGTGATGGGGATATTAGCAGGAAATGCACGAATTATGAGCGGGTCTATTATGTATGACGGAGAAGACTTGCTTAAGATTACAGAAGAAGAGTATCAAAACATTCGCGGCAAGAAGATTGGTATGATTTACCAGGATCCGCTCTCTAGTTTAAATCCTATTATGAAAATTGGAAAGCAAATTACAGAAGGTTTGATTCTAAATGGGGATCATATTAAAAACCGTACGGAGCAAATTTGTCATATGGAGCGCGTGAGATATTTTACAGTAAAGCGCGAGATGCAGTTGCTAAAAGAAGAGAAGAAGAAAAACAAGAGTGCGATAGAAAAACTGAAACCAAGACTTGAAGAAACAAAGAAGATAATGGAAGCGGCAGAAGCGGCAGCCAAAGTTAGGGCATTGGATGAATATAAGGCCGATATCAATAAAATGAAAAAAGAGTTGGCTGCAATATCTAAAAATCCCGATAAGTTAGATAAGCAAGAGCTTCGTAAGCAGATAGAACAAAAAAAAGATGCTATTGCAAGTCGAAGACGTGTAACCAAAAAAGAAGCAAAGGCGCGCGCACTAGAAGTTATGAGAGAAGTTGGGATTCCGGAGCCCGAAAAGCGTTTTAATCAATATCCATTTCAATTTTCGGGAGGGATGCGCCAACGCATAGTTATTGCAATAGTATTGACGCAAAACCCTGACATTTTAATATGCGATGAGCCAACAACAGCATTGGACGTTACAATTCAATCGCAAATACTGGAGCTTATAGAAAAACTTAAAGAAAAGCATAATCTGACAGTAATATTTATTACGCATGACTTGGGTGTCGTGGCAAATATAGCGGACAGAATCGCTGTTATGTATGCAGGTAAAATCCAAGAAATAGGAGGAGTAGAAGATATCTTTTATAATCCGCAGCATCCATATACTTGGGCAATGCTAGGATCAATGCCAGACCTAACATCCAAAGACCGCCTACTTACAATTCCGGGTACACCGCCAGATATGAGATTTCCTCCAAAGGGAGATGCGTTTGCGTTAAGGAGTGAGTATGCGATGGCAATAGACTTAGAAGAGCAACCGCCGATGTTTAAAGTGTCCGATACTCACTATGCGGCGACGTGGCTACTGCACCCAGACTGTCCAAAAGTTGAGAGGCCTACTATCCTTGATGAGAGAATCGAACGCATGAGCAAAATGTATGGTGAGGAGGGAAATGATGGAAAATAA
- a CDS encoding ABC transporter ATP-binding protein yields the protein MENKEPIISIQDLKVHFKSGRGKQQLVVKAVDGISFEIYKGEIFGLVGESGCGKTTTGRTLIRLNDATAGKVEFLGQSIVEGTEFNEINIKSAKKSLKKSKTESEKTFIKNVIKEEKEEIERKKKINTHIDRALMQNMQMIFQDPIASLDPRMTVKEIIAEGLRIMGEKKDAVITQKVNEMLEVVGLVPEHGNRYPHEFSGGQRQRIGIARALVLNPKFLIADEPISALDVSIQAQIINLLNDLRHEFDLTIMFIAHDLSVVKYFSDRIGVMYMGNLVELAESDELFANPIHPYTKSLLSAVPLPDPRYEKKRTRIVYNPEEAHNYADEKPTMHEIKPGHFVLANTEEIERYTSEQ from the coding sequence ATGGAAAATAAAGAGCCGATAATATCAATTCAAGACCTTAAGGTGCATTTTAAATCTGGAAGAGGAAAGCAGCAGTTGGTGGTTAAAGCTGTGGATGGCATTAGCTTTGAGATTTATAAGGGAGAAATTTTTGGGTTGGTTGGAGAGTCAGGTTGCGGAAAGACTACAACTGGAAGAACACTGATTCGCCTGAACGATGCCACTGCGGGAAAAGTAGAGTTTTTGGGACAGTCGATAGTGGAAGGAACAGAGTTTAATGAAATTAATATTAAATCTGCAAAGAAGTCGCTAAAAAAGAGTAAAACTGAATCGGAGAAAACATTTATTAAGAATGTGATAAAAGAAGAAAAAGAAGAGATAGAGCGTAAGAAGAAAATTAACACCCATATTGATAGGGCTCTGATGCAGAATATGCAGATGATTTTTCAGGATCCGATAGCCTCGCTAGACCCGCGAATGACAGTAAAAGAAATTATAGCAGAAGGCTTGAGAATTATGGGCGAAAAAAAGGATGCGGTGATTACGCAAAAAGTCAATGAGATGCTAGAAGTCGTGGGGCTGGTGCCAGAGCACGGCAATAGGTATCCGCATGAGTTTAGCGGGGGGCAAAGGCAGCGAATCGGTATAGCAAGAGCGTTGGTGCTAAATCCAAAATTTTTGATAGCAGATGAGCCGATCTCCGCATTGGACGTATCAATACAAGCGCAAATAATCAACTTGCTAAACGATTTGCGTCATGAATTTGACTTAACAATAATGTTTATTGCGCACGACCTGTCTGTAGTAAAATACTTTAGCGACAGAATAGGAGTAATGTATATGGGCAACTTGGTGGAGCTTGCAGAATCTGATGAGTTGTTTGCAAACCCGATTCATCCGTATACAAAATCATTATTATCAGCAGTGCCATTACCAGACCCGCGCTACGAGAAAAAGAGGACTCGAATAGTATATAACCCAGAAGAAGCACACAACTATGCAGACGAAAAGCCGACTATGCATGAGATAAAACCGGGGCATTTTGTGCTTGCAAATACCGAAGAAATAGAAAGATATACCAGTGAGCAATAA
- a CDS encoding DUF3899 domain-containing protein, whose translation MSNKGIIKTVAATLVAALLLMYFIFDFSFSLINIADCLFVVGLCLFFPALIIATSAMDLFDGISFVSSKMFKKHTFKTIYDYKEYKKQKNLYKKNPGKPLLVISLIYIVISLVIASFI comes from the coding sequence GTGAGCAATAAGGGAATAATAAAAACCGTTGCAGCGACACTCGTAGCTGCATTATTGCTAATGTACTTCATATTCGACTTCTCTTTTAGCCTAATAAATATAGCGGATTGCCTATTTGTGGTCGGGCTGTGTCTGTTTTTTCCTGCATTGATAATAGCAACCAGTGCGATGGATCTGTTTGATGGAATTAGCTTTGTGAGCAGTAAAATGTTTAAGAAGCATACATTTAAAACGATATATGATTATAAGGAATATAAAAAACAGAAGAATCTATATAAAAAGAATCCTGGAAAACCATTGCTAGTGATTTCTCTAATATATATAGTAATTTCGCTGGTGATAGCTAGTTTTATTTAA